From the Gordonia bronchialis DSM 43247 genome, one window contains:
- a CDS encoding AAA family ATPase, giving the protein MSVQIISDSSAGSDEEPDSTAPPGDFADVADVIEKFAAAGYLADQRLATTVFLQHRLGKPILLEGPAGVGKTQLAKTLAQVTGRELLRLQCYEGQDETTALYEWDYGKQLLYTQVLREKISQVVADASTLAEAVDRIGAEESVFFSERFLAPRPLLEAVRSEQPVVLLVDEVDRADEALEAVLLELLAEYQVSVPEIGTFVATHQPMIVLTSNNTRDLSAALKRRCLHLSLDYPDSQRELEIIKSKNTGLSETLSAQLVEIVRGLRDLDLRKAPSISEAIDWARTLAVLGAEELTAEVLAQTANVVVKYDRDLARAVDALPKLVDPNAEVPEHRHSHGHSHSHGHSHGDHSHGDHDHGHSHGDHDNSGQAKRAEKDTPGRHGADYYGSPGANSDAGTRTVSPGQGSRSFKSRGGGAGRRPF; this is encoded by the coding sequence ATGAGCGTGCAGATCATTTCCGATTCGTCCGCAGGATCCGACGAAGAACCGGATTCCACCGCACCGCCCGGTGATTTCGCGGATGTTGCCGATGTGATCGAGAAGTTCGCCGCCGCAGGCTATCTCGCCGATCAGCGATTGGCGACCACGGTCTTCCTTCAGCACCGGTTGGGAAAGCCCATCCTCCTCGAGGGCCCCGCCGGCGTCGGCAAGACCCAACTCGCCAAGACCCTGGCGCAGGTCACCGGACGCGAACTCCTGCGGTTGCAGTGCTACGAGGGCCAGGACGAGACAACGGCACTATACGAGTGGGACTACGGCAAACAGCTGCTCTACACACAGGTGCTGCGGGAGAAGATCAGCCAGGTGGTTGCCGACGCGTCGACGCTGGCCGAGGCCGTGGACCGGATCGGCGCCGAGGAGAGCGTCTTCTTCTCCGAACGTTTCCTCGCCCCGCGCCCACTGCTGGAGGCGGTGCGCTCCGAGCAGCCCGTGGTCCTGCTCGTCGACGAGGTGGACCGTGCCGATGAGGCACTCGAGGCGGTGCTGCTGGAACTGCTGGCCGAATACCAGGTCTCGGTGCCCGAGATCGGGACCTTTGTGGCGACCCATCAGCCGATGATCGTGTTGACCTCCAACAACACTCGCGATCTGTCCGCCGCGCTCAAACGCCGGTGTCTACACCTGTCGCTGGATTATCCCGACTCGCAGCGCGAACTGGAGATCATCAAATCCAAGAACACCGGACTCTCGGAGACGTTGTCGGCCCAGCTCGTCGAGATCGTGCGCGGTCTGCGCGATCTGGATCTGCGCAAGGCGCCGAGCATCTCCGAGGCCATCGACTGGGCGCGCACGCTGGCGGTGCTCGGTGCCGAGGAGTTGACCGCCGAGGTGCTCGCCCAGACGGCCAACGTCGTGGTGAAGTACGACCGCGATCTCGCGCGCGCGGTCGACGCGTTGCCGAAGCTGGTCGATCCGAACGCCGAGGTACCCGAACACCGCCATTCCCATGGACATTCGCATTCGCACGGTCATTCCCACGGCGATCATTCCCACGGCGATCATGATCACGGTCATTCCCACGGCGATCACGACAACAGCGGCCAGGCCAAGCGTGCCGAGAAGGACACTCCGGGGCGCCACGGCGCGGACTACTACGGGTCCCCGGGTGCCAACAGCGACGCCGGCACCCGCACGGTGAGTCCGGGGCAGGGCAGCCGATCGTTCAAGTCTCGTGGTGGCGGCGCCGGCCGACGCCCCTTCTGA
- a CDS encoding energy-coupling factor ABC transporter ATP-binding protein, which yields MTGYAIEIAGLGHTYPDGHVALDGVDLAVRPGERVALLGPNGAGKTTLMLHLNGVLTPSAGTVAINGIRLSRKTIRDVRQQVGLVFQDPDDQLFMPTLIEDVAFGPANFGVRGEQLAERVDAALDVVAMTEHARRSPHHLSGGQRRRGALATVLACRPDILVLDEPSANLDPVARRELAQTLADLPQTMLVVTHDLPYAAQLCDRAVIVDDGHIVADGPIAEILCDAELLAAHRLELPWGFDADVLLAARTGADRAHT from the coding sequence ATGACCGGATACGCGATCGAGATCGCCGGGCTGGGACACACCTACCCGGATGGTCATGTGGCACTCGACGGGGTGGATCTTGCCGTCCGTCCCGGTGAGCGGGTGGCGCTGCTGGGACCCAACGGCGCGGGGAAGACGACGCTGATGCTGCATCTCAACGGCGTGCTGACGCCGAGTGCGGGGACCGTCGCGATCAACGGGATACGGTTGTCGCGCAAAACGATCCGTGACGTCCGCCAGCAGGTGGGGCTGGTCTTCCAGGATCCCGACGACCAGTTGTTCATGCCGACGCTCATCGAGGACGTCGCCTTCGGGCCGGCCAACTTCGGGGTTCGCGGGGAGCAGCTCGCCGAGCGGGTGGACGCGGCCCTCGACGTCGTGGCGATGACCGAACACGCCCGGCGCAGCCCGCATCACCTGTCCGGCGGGCAGCGTCGCCGGGGCGCGCTTGCGACGGTGTTGGCCTGCCGCCCAGACATTCTCGTGCTGGACGAACCGTCGGCCAATCTCGACCCCGTCGCCCGCCGGGAACTCGCGCAGACCCTGGCCGATCTGCCGCAGACGATGCTGGTGGTCACCCACGACCTGCCCTATGCGGCCCAGCTCTGTGACCGCGCGGTCATCGTCGACGACGGTCACATCGTGGCCGACGGGCCGATCGCCGAGATCCTCTGTGACGCAGAACTGCTCGCTGCGCACCGGCTCGAACTGCCGTGGGGTTTCGACGCCGATGTCCTGCTGGCCGCGCGCACCGGCGCCGACCGCGCTCACACCTGA
- a CDS encoding VWA domain-containing protein translates to MEAAIHRFVRLLRLHGIRIGVSEAMDAMSATATAEILGDRELLRSALEVCLVKDRRDEGTFHEVFDRFFALAPVLDGADAHGHSHTHDDLSDTGELTEYSLSDEISQTPQQGHSHGPPSNLKEYFDPEDLAEQYNLHQEANRLDMASLTDEIVLSADEVPNAEAAARVQLTVSRLANPGRPGELVTDNRTQLDVELSVAQEMALLNWLEDPESDSGPQPDAEELAALRSALAGLLDGLPEKLRDHLEALMATDHQIEEREVKAEVRDIIHEHERAGLEDSIRRLIRSLHGAPRARRKTAARGTVDAARTMRANLRYDGVPFRPVTVAKVEDRPSLLILADVSLSVRAAARFTLQLVHGLQSMVAHVRSFAFVADLVEITDLFAEHPPEDALSLVVSGLQNGGVLDTDADSDYGAALGKFLEEFGGAVTRRTTVIMLGDGRNNGRDANLEAFAEITRRARETIWITPEASYSWGLGACDLPAYATYCDRVHVVHNLSELEQVSVDAYGS, encoded by the coding sequence ATGGAAGCCGCCATTCATCGGTTCGTCCGGCTATTGCGGTTGCACGGCATCCGGATCGGTGTCTCCGAGGCGATGGACGCGATGTCTGCCACCGCCACCGCGGAAATCCTCGGCGATCGTGAACTGCTGCGCTCGGCGCTCGAGGTGTGCCTGGTGAAGGACCGCCGCGACGAGGGCACCTTCCACGAGGTATTCGATCGGTTCTTCGCCCTTGCGCCGGTGCTGGACGGCGCCGACGCGCACGGGCATTCGCATACCCACGATGATCTGTCGGACACCGGTGAGCTCACCGAGTACTCGTTGTCCGACGAGATCAGTCAGACACCGCAGCAGGGTCACAGTCACGGCCCGCCGTCGAACCTCAAGGAGTACTTCGATCCCGAGGACCTCGCCGAGCAGTACAACCTCCACCAGGAGGCCAACCGCCTGGACATGGCGTCGCTGACCGACGAGATAGTGCTGTCGGCCGACGAGGTGCCCAATGCCGAGGCCGCCGCACGTGTGCAGTTGACGGTGTCGCGGCTGGCCAATCCCGGCCGTCCCGGGGAACTGGTCACCGACAATCGCACCCAGCTCGACGTGGAACTGTCTGTCGCGCAGGAGATGGCGCTGCTGAACTGGCTCGAGGACCCCGAGTCGGATTCCGGTCCGCAACCCGATGCCGAGGAACTCGCGGCGCTGCGCAGCGCGCTGGCCGGACTGCTCGACGGTCTGCCGGAGAAGTTGCGCGATCACCTCGAGGCGCTGATGGCCACCGACCATCAGATCGAGGAGCGCGAGGTGAAGGCCGAGGTCCGCGACATCATCCACGAGCATGAGCGGGCCGGCCTGGAGGACTCGATCCGTCGGCTCATCCGCAGCCTGCACGGTGCCCCGCGCGCCCGGCGCAAGACGGCGGCGCGTGGCACCGTCGATGCCGCGCGCACCATGCGGGCCAACCTCCGCTACGACGGCGTGCCCTTCCGGCCCGTCACCGTCGCCAAGGTCGAGGACCGGCCGAGCCTGCTCATCCTGGCCGACGTCTCGCTGTCGGTGCGTGCCGCGGCGCGGTTCACGCTGCAGCTGGTGCACGGCCTGCAGTCGATGGTCGCCCACGTGCGGTCGTTCGCCTTCGTCGCCGACCTTGTCGAGATCACCGACCTGTTCGCCGAACATCCGCCGGAGGACGCGTTGTCACTGGTGGTCTCCGGACTGCAGAACGGTGGAGTCCTCGACACCGACGCGGACTCCGATTACGGCGCGGCGCTGGGGAAATTCTTGGAGGAGTTCGGTGGTGCGGTGACGCGCCGCACCACCGTCATCATGCTCGGCGATGGCCGCAACAACGGTCGCGACGCCAACCTGGAGGCGTTCGCCGAGATCACCCGCCGGGCGCGCGAGACCATCTGGATCACACCGGAGGCGAGCTACTCATGGGGTCTGGGCGCCTGCGACCTGCCCGCGTATGCGACCTACTGCGACCGGGTGCACGTGGTGCACAACCTCAGTGAACTCGAGCAGGTCTCGGTCGACGCTTACGGCTCATGA
- a CDS encoding energy-coupling factor ABC transporter permease: protein MSSISPTTTSVAMHMSDGIINAPTSALFGVVALAGLAICAWRARSDLDEKAVPMAGLVAAFIFAVQMINFPILPGVSGHLLGGALAAILVGPYTGALCIAIVLVVQALLFADGGVTALGANITNMALISTFAGYLVAVVLVRLIRARPLPTGGLAAIAFVSALCGTVCAATGFVVEYALGGAATTSLGTVAVYMWGTHVLIGVGEGLITAVTVVAVARARPDLVYLLRFASRRSTTPTGVPV from the coding sequence ATGTCCTCGATCTCACCGACCACCACGTCCGTCGCGATGCACATGAGTGACGGCATCATCAATGCGCCGACATCGGCGTTGTTCGGCGTGGTGGCGCTCGCCGGTCTGGCCATCTGCGCCTGGCGCGCCCGCTCCGACCTCGATGAGAAGGCCGTCCCGATGGCCGGTCTGGTGGCGGCATTCATCTTCGCCGTGCAGATGATCAACTTCCCCATCCTGCCCGGGGTGAGCGGTCATCTCCTCGGCGGCGCGCTGGCCGCGATCCTGGTGGGCCCCTACACCGGAGCGCTGTGTATCGCGATCGTTCTCGTCGTCCAGGCGCTTCTGTTCGCCGACGGCGGGGTCACCGCGCTCGGCGCCAACATCACCAACATGGCACTCATCTCCACGTTCGCCGGTTACCTCGTCGCCGTCGTGCTCGTCCGGCTGATCCGGGCCCGTCCGCTGCCGACCGGTGGCCTGGCAGCGATTGCCTTTGTCTCGGCCCTGTGCGGAACAGTCTGTGCGGCCACGGGATTCGTGGTGGAGTACGCACTCGGTGGTGCCGCCACCACGTCGCTGGGAACCGTCGCGGTGTACATGTGGGGCACCCACGTCCTCATCGGCGTGGGGGAGGGCCTGATCACCGCCGTCACCGTCGTTGCGGTCGCGCGGGCCCGTCCCGACCTGGTCTACCTGTTGCGGTTCGCCTCCCGCAGATCCACCACGCCGACGGGAGTCCCGGTATGA
- the murA gene encoding UDP-N-acetylglucosamine 1-carboxyvinyltransferase, with protein sequence MSDRFLVTGGVRLAGEVSVGGAKNSVLKLMAAALLAEGTTVLTNAPEIADVPLMADVLRGLGAVVATEGDTVTITAPAEPKFHADFDAVRQFRASVCVLGPLMARCRRAVVALPGGDAIGSRPLDMHQSGLRALGAHSSIEHGCVVAEADALIGAPIALEFPSVGATENILMAAVLAEGETTIDNAAREPEIVDLCEMLQQMGAQIDGAGTSTLTVRGVERLHPTTHRVVGDRIVGATWGIAAAMTRGDVTVHGVRPEHLQLVLNKLVDTGARVDTFSDGFRVRHDSRPTAVNVSTLPFPGFPTDLQPMAIGLAAIAEGMSVITENVFEARFRFVEEMVRLGADARTDGHHAVIRGVERLSSAPVWCSDIRAGAGLVLAGLVADGVTEVHDVEHIDRGYPHFVEILRDLGAQIERVGG encoded by the coding sequence GTGAGTGATCGGTTTCTGGTCACCGGCGGTGTCCGGCTGGCGGGTGAGGTCTCGGTGGGTGGCGCCAAGAACAGCGTGCTCAAGCTGATGGCGGCCGCCCTGCTGGCCGAGGGCACAACGGTGCTGACGAATGCCCCGGAGATCGCCGACGTCCCACTGATGGCCGACGTGTTGCGGGGTCTCGGTGCCGTGGTGGCCACCGAGGGTGACACGGTGACGATCACCGCGCCGGCCGAACCCAAATTTCACGCCGACTTCGACGCCGTGCGCCAGTTTCGGGCATCGGTGTGTGTGCTCGGCCCGCTGATGGCCCGCTGCCGACGGGCGGTGGTCGCTCTGCCCGGTGGCGACGCGATCGGCTCACGGCCGCTGGACATGCACCAGTCCGGCCTGCGTGCGCTCGGCGCGCACAGTTCCATCGAGCACGGCTGCGTGGTCGCCGAGGCCGATGCCCTCATCGGCGCGCCCATCGCACTCGAGTTCCCGTCGGTGGGTGCCACCGAGAACATCCTGATGGCCGCGGTGCTCGCCGAAGGTGAGACCACCATCGACAACGCCGCCCGCGAACCGGAGATCGTCGATCTGTGCGAGATGCTGCAGCAGATGGGCGCCCAGATCGATGGTGCGGGCACCTCGACGCTCACCGTGCGCGGGGTCGAGCGGCTGCACCCGACGACCCATCGCGTGGTCGGGGACCGCATCGTGGGGGCCACCTGGGGGATTGCGGCCGCGATGACCCGTGGTGATGTCACAGTGCACGGGGTGCGCCCGGAACATCTGCAGTTGGTGCTGAACAAACTCGTCGATACCGGCGCCCGCGTCGACACTTTCTCCGACGGGTTCCGCGTCCGGCACGACTCCCGGCCGACCGCGGTCAACGTGTCGACCTTGCCGTTCCCCGGGTTCCCGACCGATTTGCAGCCGATGGCGATCGGGCTGGCCGCGATCGCCGAGGGCATGTCGGTGATCACCGAGAACGTCTTCGAGGCCCGGTTCCGGTTCGTCGAGGAGATGGTGCGACTGGGTGCGGACGCCCGTACCGACGGCCACCACGCGGTGATCCGCGGGGTCGAGCGACTCTCGAGTGCACCCGTGTGGTGTTCCGACATCAGGGCGGGAGCGGGGCTGGTGCTGGCCGGCCTGGTCGCCGACGGTGTCACCGAGGTCCACGACGTCGAGCACATCGACCGCGGCTACCCGCATTTCGTGGAGATCCTGCGTGACCTGGGGGCGCAGATCGAACGGGTCGGGGGCTGA
- a CDS encoding cob(I)yrinic acid a,c-diamide adenosyltransferase gives MAVHLTRIYTRTGDDGSTGLSDFSRVPKTDPRVIAYADCDEANACIGVALALGGGVPDDIATVLTTVQNDLFDAGADLSTPVIDDPKYPPLRIEQSYIDALESWCDRFGTDLPALNSFVLPGGTPFAALLHQARTVTRRAERSAWAAVTAYPDDTSVLPAKYLNRLSDLLFILSRVANRLPGSPDASPPGDVTWVPGGDRSRD, from the coding sequence ATGGCAGTACACCTGACGCGGATCTATACGCGGACCGGCGACGATGGCTCCACCGGCCTGAGCGACTTCTCCCGCGTCCCCAAGACCGATCCCCGGGTCATCGCCTATGCCGACTGTGACGAGGCCAACGCCTGCATCGGCGTGGCCCTCGCGCTCGGCGGTGGGGTCCCCGACGACATCGCCACCGTGCTCACCACCGTGCAGAACGATCTCTTCGACGCCGGCGCCGACCTGTCCACGCCGGTCATCGACGATCCGAAGTACCCGCCATTGCGGATCGAACAGTCCTACATCGACGCTCTCGAGAGCTGGTGTGATCGCTTCGGTACCGACCTGCCCGCCCTGAATTCCTTTGTCCTGCCCGGCGGCACACCGTTCGCCGCGTTGCTGCATCAGGCGCGGACGGTGACCCGGCGAGCGGAACGATCGGCGTGGGCGGCGGTAACGGCGTACCCCGACGACACGTCGGTGCTGCCGGCCAAGTATCTCAACCGCCTGTCCGACCTGCTGTTCATCCTGTCCCGGGTGGCCAACCGACTTCCCGGATCACCGGACGCCTCCCCGCCCGGCGACGTGACGTGGGTGCCCGGCGGAGACCGCAGCAGAGACTGA
- a CDS encoding PDGLE domain-containing protein: MSHTRSDEDQAAASAPRIRLRHFLIGFAVVALLVAGVISYFASSAPDGLDSATQRGCKTVVVNGAEQLRGDCIAQHATDHAMASSPLAEYSVRGLGDSNGLAGVIGVLVTLALAGGVFWLIARSRRSRAPGIDA; this comes from the coding sequence ATGAGCCACACACGATCGGACGAGGATCAGGCTGCCGCTTCGGCGCCGCGAATCAGGCTGCGCCACTTCCTCATCGGCTTCGCCGTGGTGGCCCTGCTGGTCGCCGGCGTGATCTCCTACTTCGCGAGTTCGGCACCCGACGGGCTGGATTCGGCAACTCAGCGCGGGTGCAAGACGGTGGTGGTGAACGGTGCCGAACAGCTGCGGGGCGACTGCATCGCGCAGCACGCCACCGACCACGCGATGGCGTCGTCTCCGCTGGCCGAGTATTCGGTGCGCGGCCTCGGGGACTCCAACGGTCTCGCGGGGGTGATCGGGGTGCTCGTCACTCTGGCACTGGCGGGTGGCGTGTTCTGGCTCATCGCCCGCAGTCGGCGGTCGCGGGCGCCGGGGATCGACGCCTGA
- a CDS encoding ArsR/SmtB family transcription factor has product MDGEHTHAPSVDIAAWSRRFDLLSDPHRLEILIVLHRRPGIIVGDIAATVGRTETAVSQALRVLRHQGWVTSTRVGRSVSYRLDDETVHELLHWMGAGH; this is encoded by the coding sequence ATGGACGGCGAGCACACGCACGCACCCTCCGTCGACATCGCCGCGTGGTCGCGCCGCTTCGATCTGCTCTCCGATCCGCATCGGCTCGAGATCCTGATTGTCCTGCACCGTAGGCCCGGCATCATCGTCGGGGACATCGCCGCCACCGTCGGGCGCACCGAAACCGCGGTGTCACAAGCGCTTCGGGTGCTGCGCCATCAGGGCTGGGTGACCTCCACCCGCGTGGGCCGGTCGGTGAGCTATCGCCTCGACGACGAGACCGTGCACGAACTGCTGCACTGGATGGGCGCCGGCCACTAG
- the cbiQ gene encoding cobalt ECF transporter T component CbiQ, translating to MGAGHAHPLYLEHGSRVHRAPAEVKLVCLVVFVFAVVATGREMFWPYLCFALILVVVWRLGNVPLRWIAPRMLIEAPFVVLAVLLPFTEGGERLSVAGLSLSVAGLYAAWGIVIKGTLGVAASLTFAATTPARELPRALGRLGVPATITPVIVMMLRYIDVLSAEIRRQHIARLARGDSPRMAHQAGAIAKGVGSLFLRSYERGERVHLAMMSRGFTGTIPEMAPVTTSVRATRRQWVIVLTPAATAVAVAVTAWGVR from the coding sequence ATGGGAGCGGGCCACGCACATCCGCTCTACCTCGAGCACGGCTCGCGCGTGCATCGTGCCCCTGCCGAGGTGAAGCTGGTCTGCCTGGTGGTCTTCGTTTTCGCCGTGGTGGCCACCGGGCGTGAGATGTTCTGGCCCTACCTGTGTTTCGCCCTCATTCTCGTCGTCGTGTGGCGGCTGGGGAACGTACCGCTGCGCTGGATCGCGCCGCGGATGCTCATCGAGGCCCCGTTCGTGGTGCTCGCCGTCCTGCTGCCTTTCACCGAGGGCGGCGAGCGGTTGTCGGTGGCCGGCCTCTCGCTGTCGGTGGCCGGGCTCTATGCCGCTTGGGGCATCGTGATCAAAGGAACGCTGGGAGTGGCGGCTTCGCTGACCTTCGCGGCCACCACACCGGCCCGCGAACTGCCCCGGGCGCTCGGACGGCTCGGTGTCCCGGCGACGATCACCCCGGTGATCGTGATGATGCTGCGCTACATCGATGTCCTCTCCGCCGAGATCCGCCGCCAGCACATCGCACGGCTCGCGCGGGGCGACTCACCACGGATGGCCCATCAGGCGGGTGCGATCGCCAAGGGCGTCGGCTCGCTGTTCCTGCGTTCCTACGAGCGGGGCGAGCGGGTGCACCTGGCGATGATGTCGCGTGGTTTCACCGGCACCATCCCGGAGATGGCTCCGGTGACGACGTCGGTGCGTGCGACGCGGCGACAGTGGGTCATCGTGCTGACGCCCGCGGCGACCGCGGTGGCCGTCGCCGTGACGGCCTGGGGTGTGCGGTGA
- the mdo gene encoding NDMA-dependent methanol dehydrogenase (This methanol dehydrogenase is considered a nicotinoprotein, since its NADP cofactor remains is not dissociable, but instead remains permanently bound. A member of this family has been shown to act as a formaldehyde dismutase, able to convert two molecules of formaldehyde (plus one water molecule) into one of methanol and one of formate, with no net change in its redox state. More recently, it was shown in Mycobacterium smegmatis that this enzyme is critical to ethanol utilization, for which the biosynthesis of the cofactor-like electron carrier mycofactocin is also required.): MQVDELLKPFPIKEFHPFPRAMMGPGAHEMIGPEALKLGFKKTLIMTTGLRGSDTVHKIVESCKYHGLDVVLFDQVESNPKDYNVMDAVSMYNAEKCDSFISIGGGSAHDACKGARISVAHDGRNINEFEGFNKSENPKNPPHIAVSTTAGTGSETSWAYVITDTTTDPDKPHKYVAFDDASVTTLAIDDPVLYYDCPVAFTAQCGFDVLAHASEPYVSRLNFPPSMGNALHAVRLTARHLREATWNPTELAGREGMMYAQYIAAQAFNSGGLGIIHSISHAVSAFYDTHHGLNNAIALPRVWAFNMPVLYERFADLAEAMGVDTHGMTKVQAADQALNAAIRLLRDVGIPEKFTDVTQDSHIKNRLGTGPTKFYENRKEISGAPESIDAITNHVLGDACTPGNPKECTFETVRPVVDHAFNGDLDDLLT; the protein is encoded by the coding sequence ATGCAGGTAGACGAACTACTGAAACCGTTCCCCATCAAGGAGTTCCACCCGTTTCCGCGGGCGATGATGGGGCCCGGCGCACACGAGATGATCGGACCCGAGGCACTCAAACTCGGCTTCAAGAAGACACTCATCATGACCACCGGGCTGCGCGGCAGTGACACCGTCCACAAGATCGTCGAGTCGTGCAAGTACCACGGCCTCGACGTGGTGTTGTTCGACCAGGTCGAGTCGAACCCCAAGGACTACAACGTCATGGACGCGGTGTCGATGTACAACGCGGAGAAGTGCGACTCGTTCATCTCGATCGGCGGCGGCTCGGCGCACGACGCCTGTAAGGGCGCGCGCATCTCCGTGGCCCACGACGGCCGGAACATCAACGAGTTCGAGGGATTCAACAAGAGTGAGAACCCCAAGAACCCCCCACACATCGCGGTGTCCACCACCGCGGGTACCGGTTCGGAGACCTCGTGGGCCTACGTCATCACCGACACCACCACCGACCCCGACAAGCCGCACAAGTACGTGGCCTTCGACGACGCGTCGGTCACCACCCTGGCCATCGATGATCCGGTGCTCTACTACGACTGCCCGGTGGCGTTCACCGCACAGTGCGGCTTCGACGTCCTCGCCCACGCCTCCGAGCCGTATGTCTCCCGCCTGAACTTCCCGCCGTCGATGGGCAACGCGCTGCATGCGGTTCGTCTGACCGCACGCCACCTGCGCGAAGCCACCTGGAACCCCACCGAACTTGCCGGCCGCGAAGGCATGATGTACGCGCAATACATTGCCGCGCAAGCCTTCAACTCCGGCGGACTGGGCATCATCCACTCCATCAGCCACGCGGTCTCGGCGTTCTACGACACCCATCACGGTCTGAACAACGCCATCGCCCTGCCACGTGTGTGGGCGTTCAACATGCCGGTGCTCTACGAGCGCTTCGCCGACCTCGCCGAGGCGATGGGTGTCGATACCCACGGCATGACCAAGGTACAGGCCGCTGATCAGGCCCTCAACGCCGCCATCCGTCTGCTGCGCGATGTCGGCATCCCGGAGAAGTTCACCGACGTGACGCAGGATTCGCACATCAAGAACCGGCTGGGAACGGGCCCGACCAAGTTCTACGAGAACCGCAAGGAGATCTCCGGGGCGCCCGAATCCATCGACGCGATCACCAATCACGTCCTCGGCGACGCGTGCACACCGGGCAACCCCAAGGAGTGCACCTTCGAAACCGTCCGTCCGGTCGTCGATCACGCGTTCAACGGTGACCTCGACGACCTGCTGACCTAG
- a CDS encoding DUF2550 domain-containing protein, translating into MPLLTVLLTVLLVVAVALCALLAYRLGQLRSAGTPVLLREVPAGADEGWRHGTVHYSDEALRYFRLSSLRPGPSATFCRQGIEITGRRDPVGTETDIMDGLVVLQMREAVTAGRPDHQAGPGTYELAMTPGAVTAFQSWLESRQSDRSQRRRSA; encoded by the coding sequence TTGCCGCTTCTCACCGTGCTGCTGACCGTGTTGCTCGTGGTCGCGGTCGCGTTGTGCGCACTCCTTGCGTACCGCCTCGGTCAGCTGCGCAGTGCCGGCACGCCCGTGCTACTCCGTGAGGTCCCCGCGGGCGCCGACGAGGGATGGCGGCACGGGACTGTCCACTACAGCGACGAGGCACTCCGGTACTTCCGGCTGAGCTCCCTGCGTCCCGGCCCGTCGGCGACCTTTTGCCGGCAGGGCATCGAGATCACCGGCCGCCGGGACCCGGTGGGTACCGAGACCGACATCATGGACGGCCTGGTGGTCCTCCAGATGCGGGAGGCCGTCACCGCTGGGCGTCCGGACCACCAGGCCGGACCGGGCACCTACGAACTCGCGATGACTCCGGGCGCCGTGACGGCGTTCCAGTCCTGGCTCGAATCCCGCCAATCCGATCGGTCCCAGCGACGCCGCAGCGCCTGA